In the Drosophila takahashii strain IR98-3 E-12201 chromosome 3R, DtakHiC1v2, whole genome shotgun sequence genome, one interval contains:
- the pyd gene encoding tight junction protein ZO-3 isoform X13, which produces MKPSTRRRSFKTKPPKSNVYNPLVRYRPTAYVRNGIIGGGEGPGSSGLYQINDRVYTTSKMFLRDGYMYPRQPGQPMDPRYPLELHEFPQQFGATGLQLVSTPKVHIAGEYLANEQQQQQQQQHQQQHQQVQEQQQLGRRKAAAAAEINLANQVYWLGKQKSRSRSRSNSVGNRSITSCMGSGGGGGEREREREKDRDRPYKRNVDDLLQALGKRDGDTNGNLLETASTHSSTQRRRFKKGDRTTWEYHTVAVTRVPGYGFGIAVSGGRDNPHFANGDPSIAVSDVLKGGPAEDRLQVNDRIISVNGVSLENVEYATAVQVLRDSGNTVQLVVKRRVPLNPINPGGGAVQHQHSHSLSSVGLVANGGGGVVGAPTPLTSLSQPNSLNSSLVQNASGGQPIKVTLTKGGKKDDYGVVLGCRLFVKEISSKAREQLNANGYSLQEGDIITRIHNTNCGDTMSLKEAKKIIDGCKERLNLVVLRDITNQAAVSQLNLNNSSVSHQAAAGNIYASHQPQVSGCSSSNNNLEDPYLPGGASYSSQNLYVQPPTRTSNGPPTMNGNGLNEEKSNLTPRGRSRGPIMDGVSLQQLDRPVTPTRGRSAGGGIDEPPRPPPPRGTSGGAAQEDFYSSRRQLYEERQSAEPRFISFQKEGSVGIRLTGGNEAGIFVTAVQPGSPASLQGLMPGDKILKVNDMDMNGVTREEAVLFLLSLQDRIDLIVQYCKEEYDEVVTNQRGDSFHIKTHFHCDNPSKGEMAFKAGDVFRVIDTLHNGVVGSWQVLKIGRGHQEMQRGVIPNKSRAEELATAQFNATKKEMNANESRGNFFRRRRSTHRRSKSLSRENWDDVVFSDSISKFPAYERVVLRHPGFVRPVVLFGPVSDLARERLAKDFPDKFSTPLQNEDDKSAGTSGKCRIVRLSNIRDVMDRGKHALLDITPNAVDRLNYAQFYPVVIFLKTDSKHVIKQLRHGLPKAAHKSSKKLLEQCQKLERVWSHIFSTQIALSDEESWYRKLRDSIDLQQSGAVWMSESKFPDSPNEMLFPPYIAQPCKLACCRPISSTSVPRYSQNLNLNQNPSKPYSNSPPPPRPPPVGYAHSQSLGEKPRDRRSSYMMVPLIKPASSMPSGLAPPADPAPIMPLEDGILAMDGSTSNSQYHSSQPNLMSQSFLNSNSRGFQPGPAAPVSRYGLRTNAQVERRTTPYYYHELLLQKNLFDSSLNLLPDNQAKNKNSNLQTEQQQQQQKAPMAKPQQRFIGNGQGRSQYSSSSGSLSNLLGNGSGNGLSNGHESSDGTLAGDEGSFTLAFNNLTNQIASLNNSSSLNNNNNNCSSNNSNINNNNISHVNNADSNNNVGQSNECIA; this is translated from the exons ATGAAGCCCAGCACTCGACGTCGCAGTTTCAAGACGAAACCCCCCAAATCGAATGTGTATAACCCGCTGGTTCGCTATCGCCCGACGGCCTATGTGCGAAATGGCATTATTGGGGGCGGCGAGGGCCCCGGCTCTAGTGGCCTATACCAGATCAACGACAGGGTCTATACCACCAGCAAGATGTTCCTACGCGATGGCTACATGTATCCCCGTCAGCCCGGTCAGCCCATGGATCCCCGCTACCCCCTCGAACTGCATGAATTCCCCCAGCAATTCGGAGCCACGGGTCTGCAGTTGGTCAGTACACCCAAGGTGCATATAGCCGGGGAATATCTGGCCaacgaacagcagcagcagcagcagcagcagcatcagcagcaacatcagcaggtGCAGGAGCAACAGCAATTGGGCAGAAGAAAGGCCGCTGCAgcggctgaaataaatttgGCAAATCAGGTTTATTGGCTGGGCAAGCAGAAGTCCAGATCCAGATCCCGCAGCAATAGTGTGGGCAATCGCAGCATTACCAGCTGCATGGGCAGCGGTGGAGGGGGTGGCGAAAGGGAGAGGGAACGCGAAAAGGATCGAGATCGTCCCTATAAACGCAATGTGGACGATCTTCTGCAGGCGCTGGGCAAAAGGGATGGGGATACCAACGGCAATCTGCTCGAAACTGCATCCACACATTCTTCAACGCAACGAAGACGCTTTAAGAAG ggTGATCGAACCACCTGGGAATACCACACAGTGGCGGTGACTCGGGTGCCGGGCTATGGATTCGGCATCGCCGTTTCCGGTGGACGTGATAATCCGCACTTCGCCAACGGCGATCCCTCGATAGCAGTTAGCGATGTGCTGAAAGGTGGCCCCGCCGAGGATCGATTGCA AGTCAACGATCGGATAATATCGGTGAACGGCGTCAGCCTGGAGAACGTGGAGTATGCGACGGCGGTGCAGGTGTTGCGGGATAGTGGCAACACGGTGCAACTGGTGGTCAAGCGGCGCGTGCCCCTGAATCCCATTAATCCCGGCGGCGGAGCAGTGCAGCATCAGCATTCGCATAGCCTCAGTTCGGTGGGTCTGGTGGCCAATGGAGGTGGAGGAGTGGTGGGTGCGCCCACCCCGCTGACGAGCCTCAGTCAACCCAACTCGCTGAACTCCTCGCTGGTGCAGAATGCCAGCGGTGGGCAGCCCATCAAGGTGACTCTAACGAAGGGCGGCAAGAAGGATGACTACGGAGTGGTTCTGGGCTGCAGGCTCTTCGTCAAGGAGATCTCCTCCAAGGCACGCGAGCAGCTGAATGCCAATGGTTATAGTCTGCAGGAGGGCGACATCATCACCCGCATCCACAACACCAATTGCGGCGATACGATGAGCTTGAAGGAGGCCAAAAAGATCATCGATGGCTGCAAGGAGCGATTGAATCTGGTCGTCCTGCGGGACATCACCAACCAAGCAGCTGTTAGTCAACTGAATCTGAACAACTCATCGGTGAGCCATCAGGCGGCGGCGGGAAATATATACGCCAGTCATCAGCCTCAGGTTTCcggatgcagcagcagcaacaacaacctgGAGGATCCCTATCTGCCGGGCGGAGCCAGTTACTCCTCGCAGAATCTCTACGTCCAGCCGCCTACGCGCACCTCAAATGGTCCGCCGACCATGAATGGCAATGGTTTGAACGAGGAGAAGAGCAATCTCACGCCGCGCGGTCGCTCGCGGGGACCCATAATGGATGGGGTATCGCTGCAGCAGCTGGACAGACCGGTGACCCCGACAAGGGGCAGAAGTGCCGGCGGTGGCATCGATGAGCCGCCGCGTCCACCGCCGCCGCGAGGAACTAGTGGCGGAGCGGCCCAGGAGGATTTCTACAGCTCGCGGAGGCAACTGTACGAGGAGCGACAGAGCGCCGAGCCGCGATTCATTTCCTTCCAGAAGGAGGGAAGCGTGGGCATCCGCTTGACCGGCGGCAATGAGGCCGGCATCTTTGTGACTGCCGTACAGCCAGGATCACCGGCATCGCTGCAGGGCCTGATGCCCGGCGACAAGATCCTCAAGGTCAACGACATGGACATGAACGGAGTGACGCGCGAGGAGGCCGTGCTCTTCCTGCTCAGCCTGCAGGATCGCATCGATCTGATTGTGCAGTACTGCAAGGAGGAGTACGACGAGGTGGTGACCAACCAGCGCGGCGACTCCTTCCACATCAAGACGCACTTCCATTGCGACAATCCCTCCAAGGGCGAGATGGCCTTCAAGGCGGGCGATGTCTTTCGGGTGATCGATACGCTGCACAATGGTGTGGTGGGCTCCTGGCAGGTGCTGAAGATCGGTCGGGGTCACCAGGAGATGCAGCGTGGCGTGATACCGAACAAGTCGCGGGCCGAGGAACTGGCCACGGCCCAGTTTAATGCCACCAAGAAGGAGATGAATGCCAACGAATCGAGGGGCAACTTCTTCAGGCGACGACG CTCAACGCATCGTCGCTCGAAGAGCCTCTCCCGCGAGAACTGGGACGATGTGGTCTTCTCCGACAGCATCTCCAAATTCCCCGCCTACGAGCGTGTCGTCCTGCGCCATCCTGGCTTCGTGCGACCTGTGGTGCTCTTTGGACCCGTTTCCGACCTGGCCCGCGAACGCTTGGCCAAGGATTTCCCCGACAAGTTTTCCACTCCTCTCCAAAATGAAGACGACAAGTCGGCGGGAACTAGTGGAAAGTGCCGCATCGTACGACTATCGAATATTCGCGATGTGATGGATCGCGGAAAGCATGCCCTCCTCGATATCACACCCAATGCGGTGGATCGGCTGAACTACGCCCAGTTCTATCCGGTGGTCATCTTCCTGAAGACGGACAGCAAGCACGTGATTAAGCAGCTGCGCCACGGACTCCCCAAGGCGGCCCACAAGAGCTCCAAGAAGCTGCTGGAGCAGTGCCAGAAACTGGAGCGCGTCTGGTCGCACATCTTCAGCACCCAGATCGCGTTGAGCGACGAGGAGTCCTGGTACCGAAAGTTGCGCGATTCGATCGATCTGCAGCAGAGCGGCGCCGTCTGGATGTCCGAGTCCAAG TTCCCCGATTCCCCCAACGAAATGTTATTCCCACCCTACATCGCCCAACCCTGCAAGTTGGCCTGCTGCCGCCCCATTTCATCGACCTCAGTGCCACGCTACTCGCAGAATCTCAATCTCAACCAGAATCCGAGTAAACCCTATTCGAATAGCCCGCCGCCGCCACGTCCACCGCCCGTTGGCTATGCCCACAGCCAGAGTTTGGGCGAAAAGCCCCGGGATCGGAGATCCTCCTATATGATGGTGCCGCTGATAAAGCCCGCTTCCTCGATGCCCAGTGGCCTGGCACCGCCCGCAGATCCTGCTCCCATAATGCCTTTAGAAGATGGTATCCTGGCCATGGATGGCTCAACGTCGAATTCCCAGTACCACAGCTCCCAGCCGAATCTCATGAGCCAGAGTTTCCTCAACTCGAACTCGAGGGGCTTTCAACCCGGACCAGCTGCTCCGGTCAGCCGCTATGGATTGCGAACCAATGCCCAGGTGGAGCGTAGGACCACGCCCTACTACTACCacgagctgctgctgcagaagaATCTCTTCGATTCCAGTCTGAATCTCCTGCCGGATAATCAGGCCAAGAACAAGAATAGTAATCTGCAGAcggaacagcagcagcagcagcaaaaggcACCGATGGCCAAGCCACAGCAGCGATTCATTGGCAATGGTCAGGGGAGAAGCCaatactcctcctcctcgggatCACTGAGCAATCTTCTGGGCAACGGCAGTGGCAATGGGTTGAGCAATGGTCATGAGAGCAGTGATGGCACTTTGGCTGGGGATGAGGGCAGCTTCACGCTGGCCTTTAATAATCTCACCAATCAGATAGCCAGTCTCAATAATTCAAGTAGCctaaacaacaataataataactgtagcagcaacaacagcaacattaataataacaatattagCCATGTTAATAATGCTGATTCCAACAACAATGTTGGCCAAAGTAACGAATGCATTGCATGA
- the pyd gene encoding tight junction protein ZO-3 isoform X11, whose translation MSQFDYTCYTVPEGSTDDDDGDDDGRGSNVTLENKDHSDCTLESDATTTTSSLERHIYRNQYRCSRSYGPQRVSMPILRSSRSREMTPQLGMYHEGPDRDPQWGYFVPLSPNCFFSPPMQRRRYREKENDRNRRAVSYGGDVTSSPHSATIPRAAPRRVALMKDPPPPPPPKPQLTSKADSIAHLASKYPQSEYNLIQKIDSNSTLTAPAQYQPQNFYANTGTISSTNGYGSLLCHASSTTSPLAVRKRDKLLHRFSDAATLGRKLKKKKNTNRTCRSMTEAIEMLADPVIEDEFFGDRTTWEYHTVAVTRVPGYGFGIAVSGGRDNPHFANGDPSIAVSDVLKGGPAEDRLQVNDRIISVNGVSLENVEYATAVQVLRDSGNTVQLVVKRRVPLNPINPGGGAVQHQHSHSLSSVGLVANGGGGVVGAPTPLTSLSQPNSLNSSLVQNASGGQPIKVTLTKGGKKDDYGVVLGCRLFVKEISSKAREQLNANGYSLQEGDIITRIHNTNCGDTMSLKEAKKIIDGCKERLNLVVLRDITNQAAVSQLNLNNSSVSHQAAAGNIYASHQPQVSGCSSSNNNLEDPYLPGGASYSSQNLYVQPPTRTSNGPPTMNGNGLNEEKSNLTPRGRSRGPIMDGVSLQQLDRPVTPTRGRSAGGGIDEPPRPPPPRGTSGGAAQEDFYSSRRQLYEERQSAEPRFISFQKEGSVGIRLTGGNEAGIFVTAVQPGSPASLQGLMPGDKILKVNDMDMNGVTREEAVLFLLSLQDRIDLIVQYCKEEYDEVVTNQRGDSFHIKTHFHCDNPSKGEMAFKAGDVFRVIDTLHNGVVGSWQVLKIGRGHQEMQRGVIPNKSRAEELATAQFNATKKEMNANESRGNFFRRRRSTHRRSKSLSRENWDDVVFSDSISKFPAYERVVLRHPGFVRPVVLFGPVSDLARERLAKDFPDKFSTPLQNEDDKSAGTSGKCRIVRLSNIRDVMDRGKHALLDITPNAVDRLNYAQFYPVVIFLKTDSKHVIKQLRHGLPKAAHKSSKKLLEQCQKLERVWSHIFSTQIALSDEESWYRKLRDSIDLQQSGAVWMSESKFPDSPNEMLFPPYIAQPCKLACCRPISSTSVPRYSQNLNLNQNPSKPYSNSPPPPRPPPVGYAHSQSLGEKPRDRRSSYMMVPLIKPASSMPSGLAPPADPAPIMPLEDGILAMDGSTSNSQYHSSQPNLMSQSFLNSNSRGFQPGPAAPVSRYGLRTNAQVERRTTPYYYHELLLQKNLFDSSLNLLPDNQAKNKNSNLQTEQQQQQQKAPMAKPQQRFIGNGQGRSQYSSSSGSLSNLLGNGSGNGLSNGHESSDGTLAGDEGSFTLAFNNLTNQIASLNNSSSLNNNNNNCSSNNSNINNNNISHVNNADSNNNVGQSNECIA comes from the exons ATGTCGCAATTCGACTATACCTGCTACACGGTGCCCGAGGGCTCCACggacgatgatgatggtgatgacGATGGACGGGGCAGTAATGTCACCCTGGAGAATAAAGATCACTCGGATTGCACCCTAGAATCGGATGCTACGACCACAACTTCTTCGCTGGAGCGGCATATATATCGGAACCAATATCGCTGCAGCAGGAGTTACGGTCCCCAGAGGGTCTCAATGCCGATACTCAGATCCAGTCGATCGAGGGAGATGACTCCCCAGTTGGGAATGTACCATGAGGGACCCGATCGGGATCCTCAATGGGGTTACTTTGTGCCTTTGTCGCCAAACTGCTTCTTTAGTCCGCCGATGCAGAGGAGGCGTTATAG ggaaaaggaaaacgaTCGCAATCGTCGGGCTGTAAGCTATGGCGGTGACGTCACCTCCTCCCCCCATTCGGCCACCATACCCCGTGCCGCCCCCCGTCGTGTGGCCTTGATGAAGGACCCACCCCCACCGCCGCCACCCAAGCCGCAGCTGACATCCAAAGCCGATTCCATAGCCCATTTGGCCAGCAAATATCCGCAATCCGAGTATAATCTCATCCAGAAAATCGACTCGAACAGCACACTCACTGCTCCGGCGCAATATCAGCCGCAGAATTTCTATGCGAATACCGGAACGATATCCTCCACCAATGGCTATGGATCGCTGTTGTGTCACGCCAGTTCGACGACCAGTCCGCTGGCGGTCCGGAAGCGGGACAAACTGCTCCATCGGTTCAGCGATGCCGCCACCCTGGGCAGGAAGttgaagaaaaagaagaacacGAATCGCACCTGCAGATCCATGACCGAGGCCATTGAGATGCTGGCCGATCCCGTCATCGAGGATGAGTTCTTT ggTGATCGAACCACCTGGGAATACCACACAGTGGCGGTGACTCGGGTGCCGGGCTATGGATTCGGCATCGCCGTTTCCGGTGGACGTGATAATCCGCACTTCGCCAACGGCGATCCCTCGATAGCAGTTAGCGATGTGCTGAAAGGTGGCCCCGCCGAGGATCGATTGCA AGTCAACGATCGGATAATATCGGTGAACGGCGTCAGCCTGGAGAACGTGGAGTATGCGACGGCGGTGCAGGTGTTGCGGGATAGTGGCAACACGGTGCAACTGGTGGTCAAGCGGCGCGTGCCCCTGAATCCCATTAATCCCGGCGGCGGAGCAGTGCAGCATCAGCATTCGCATAGCCTCAGTTCGGTGGGTCTGGTGGCCAATGGAGGTGGAGGAGTGGTGGGTGCGCCCACCCCGCTGACGAGCCTCAGTCAACCCAACTCGCTGAACTCCTCGCTGGTGCAGAATGCCAGCGGTGGGCAGCCCATCAAGGTGACTCTAACGAAGGGCGGCAAGAAGGATGACTACGGAGTGGTTCTGGGCTGCAGGCTCTTCGTCAAGGAGATCTCCTCCAAGGCACGCGAGCAGCTGAATGCCAATGGTTATAGTCTGCAGGAGGGCGACATCATCACCCGCATCCACAACACCAATTGCGGCGATACGATGAGCTTGAAGGAGGCCAAAAAGATCATCGATGGCTGCAAGGAGCGATTGAATCTGGTCGTCCTGCGGGACATCACCAACCAAGCAGCTGTTAGTCAACTGAATCTGAACAACTCATCGGTGAGCCATCAGGCGGCGGCGGGAAATATATACGCCAGTCATCAGCCTCAGGTTTCcggatgcagcagcagcaacaacaacctgGAGGATCCCTATCTGCCGGGCGGAGCCAGTTACTCCTCGCAGAATCTCTACGTCCAGCCGCCTACGCGCACCTCAAATGGTCCGCCGACCATGAATGGCAATGGTTTGAACGAGGAGAAGAGCAATCTCACGCCGCGCGGTCGCTCGCGGGGACCCATAATGGATGGGGTATCGCTGCAGCAGCTGGACAGACCGGTGACCCCGACAAGGGGCAGAAGTGCCGGCGGTGGCATCGATGAGCCGCCGCGTCCACCGCCGCCGCGAGGAACTAGTGGCGGAGCGGCCCAGGAGGATTTCTACAGCTCGCGGAGGCAACTGTACGAGGAGCGACAGAGCGCCGAGCCGCGATTCATTTCCTTCCAGAAGGAGGGAAGCGTGGGCATCCGCTTGACCGGCGGCAATGAGGCCGGCATCTTTGTGACTGCCGTACAGCCAGGATCACCGGCATCGCTGCAGGGCCTGATGCCCGGCGACAAGATCCTCAAGGTCAACGACATGGACATGAACGGAGTGACGCGCGAGGAGGCCGTGCTCTTCCTGCTCAGCCTGCAGGATCGCATCGATCTGATTGTGCAGTACTGCAAGGAGGAGTACGACGAGGTGGTGACCAACCAGCGCGGCGACTCCTTCCACATCAAGACGCACTTCCATTGCGACAATCCCTCCAAGGGCGAGATGGCCTTCAAGGCGGGCGATGTCTTTCGGGTGATCGATACGCTGCACAATGGTGTGGTGGGCTCCTGGCAGGTGCTGAAGATCGGTCGGGGTCACCAGGAGATGCAGCGTGGCGTGATACCGAACAAGTCGCGGGCCGAGGAACTGGCCACGGCCCAGTTTAATGCCACCAAGAAGGAGATGAATGCCAACGAATCGAGGGGCAACTTCTTCAGGCGACGACG CTCAACGCATCGTCGCTCGAAGAGCCTCTCCCGCGAGAACTGGGACGATGTGGTCTTCTCCGACAGCATCTCCAAATTCCCCGCCTACGAGCGTGTCGTCCTGCGCCATCCTGGCTTCGTGCGACCTGTGGTGCTCTTTGGACCCGTTTCCGACCTGGCCCGCGAACGCTTGGCCAAGGATTTCCCCGACAAGTTTTCCACTCCTCTCCAAAATGAAGACGACAAGTCGGCGGGAACTAGTGGAAAGTGCCGCATCGTACGACTATCGAATATTCGCGATGTGATGGATCGCGGAAAGCATGCCCTCCTCGATATCACACCCAATGCGGTGGATCGGCTGAACTACGCCCAGTTCTATCCGGTGGTCATCTTCCTGAAGACGGACAGCAAGCACGTGATTAAGCAGCTGCGCCACGGACTCCCCAAGGCGGCCCACAAGAGCTCCAAGAAGCTGCTGGAGCAGTGCCAGAAACTGGAGCGCGTCTGGTCGCACATCTTCAGCACCCAGATCGCGTTGAGCGACGAGGAGTCCTGGTACCGAAAGTTGCGCGATTCGATCGATCTGCAGCAGAGCGGCGCCGTCTGGATGTCCGAGTCCAAG TTCCCCGATTCCCCCAACGAAATGTTATTCCCACCCTACATCGCCCAACCCTGCAAGTTGGCCTGCTGCCGCCCCATTTCATCGACCTCAGTGCCACGCTACTCGCAGAATCTCAATCTCAACCAGAATCCGAGTAAACCCTATTCGAATAGCCCGCCGCCGCCACGTCCACCGCCCGTTGGCTATGCCCACAGCCAGAGTTTGGGCGAAAAGCCCCGGGATCGGAGATCCTCCTATATGATGGTGCCGCTGATAAAGCCCGCTTCCTCGATGCCCAGTGGCCTGGCACCGCCCGCAGATCCTGCTCCCATAATGCCTTTAGAAGATGGTATCCTGGCCATGGATGGCTCAACGTCGAATTCCCAGTACCACAGCTCCCAGCCGAATCTCATGAGCCAGAGTTTCCTCAACTCGAACTCGAGGGGCTTTCAACCCGGACCAGCTGCTCCGGTCAGCCGCTATGGATTGCGAACCAATGCCCAGGTGGAGCGTAGGACCACGCCCTACTACTACCacgagctgctgctgcagaagaATCTCTTCGATTCCAGTCTGAATCTCCTGCCGGATAATCAGGCCAAGAACAAGAATAGTAATCTGCAGAcggaacagcagcagcagcagcaaaaggcACCGATGGCCAAGCCACAGCAGCGATTCATTGGCAATGGTCAGGGGAGAAGCCaatactcctcctcctcgggatCACTGAGCAATCTTCTGGGCAACGGCAGTGGCAATGGGTTGAGCAATGGTCATGAGAGCAGTGATGGCACTTTGGCTGGGGATGAGGGCAGCTTCACGCTGGCCTTTAATAATCTCACCAATCAGATAGCCAGTCTCAATAATTCAAGTAGCctaaacaacaataataataactgtagcagcaacaacagcaacattaataataacaatattagCCATGTTAATAATGCTGATTCCAACAACAATGTTGGCCAAAGTAACGAATGCATTGCATGA